In Pyrus communis chromosome 15, drPyrComm1.1, whole genome shotgun sequence, the genomic stretch caaaatatttaattagagcCTATATTATGGCCCTTCTACCTACTCAAAAGACaaaatcatttttgttttataaataaataaatcaaaatagaTTAACCCATCCATAATCTGGCTCTTTCAAGTATGGCCCCATGAAAATTAAACCCTCTAGTGGTAGATGAGGCCAACCTAAATTGGTCATCCTACAAAGAACATGATGCCAAATATAACAATCtaccaatctttttttttttttttatttagttaataATTCAACAAGTCTTTTATGATATCCTATGTCACCAAGGTGTTCAGGGTTACTAAActaaaagataataaaaaatacaaaaaaaactgTTAATTTCTttacacaaaaagaaaaacactacTATTTTTTACATGCATGCAGTGCAatatgttcaacatcaatgcatGCTCTTATCAATGCACTAGTAAAAATAAACTCACAAAGTTTTGGTAATGTCGAACTTATAAGCTATTGTATCTAGAAAATCTTGCTCCAAACTTGTTCGTTAACTTGTAATTTATCAATTAAATCCATTGATCAATAATCCGTACCACCTCTAACTGACTCTTTATCCAAACTATTATTCAAATCTTCTTATCCAAGTCAAAAACCATGTAATCAACTTCTATCATCCAAATTAACATTtgtaccaaaaagaaaaattaaacttgTGTTGTAGAGTCTATTTAACGAATATAGTGAGGGAAATAGATGGCCcattggaaaggaaaaaagagagtTTAATGTAATTCATATTGTGCATCTATTTATAATAGTAGGAAACATAAAATCTTGACCCAACAGGTACTACATTTTTAATAGGATATTATTTTTAGGATACtatctaaaaattaaaatatgatagAATCTCATAAAAAATTTCTAAGATTTACACCGTTATATTTCTAACCTAATTAGAACTGCAAGAACTATTATTATTAAACGATGAGAATTGAGGATTGAAGTCAAACCTACACAACACAGTCAGAGGCACAAATGCCCACGAATCTGCTGACAACTTTGGCAAGCCCTTTGTCGATACACTGTTGATTTAAATACGACTTTAGAACGATTTTATTGACGACGACAAACTACAACGATTTCttctataaatataaatattgatTATATATATGGTGATTGTATTATATGTACATGTAAAATAAAACTCAAGTTCATTTCTTTCCCTCTCCTCCTGAAATTTGATGGGAGATGAAATGTTTTATGGGATGGAGAGACATTGATATTATGTTGTAGGTATTAGCTTTCTCTTTCTGCAAACAACTCATCAGCCATCTTCTTCTCCGTCAACCTCTCTGGTAATAAACTCTgttttgctctctctctctctctctctctctctctctctctctctctctctctgtgcctCGTTTTGTCGCCTTTTGCTGTATTTAACCAGGTAGATTGCTAAATGCACCCACTACCCTTTTctgtatttttcaaatttgattggaTCTGCATTTCCATCTGGGGATTTTGGCTTCTGGGTTTCTCTCTGATACTCCTAATCTCTGCAAAGGTCTGtgctttttttttactttattttagaTTTTGGTTTGATTGTGTTTGAATATCTGAGAAAATatggaaaaatataaaaacaaaaaaacattccTTTCTGGGTTTTTTGGATCTAGTTTTCATTGGGAAATAGTTGACTTGAGCAGCAGCATTGGATTTACATCTTTTTTTTCTgtgtagagattttttttttttttttttttgttacataatCAGTGCTAATTGTTTTCTGGTAATTAATTTCCACGTGTTGGTCAAATGGGGTGGATTATGATGGGATTAACATGTTTTCCTGAGCTCCGTTAACCTTATAACGATTCATCTAATGTGAGGATTGATATGATATTGGAATGCAAAAAAATATTTGCCATTTGTTTGTAAGCATGGCAAGTTACAATAGTTCAACTACGTTTTTGTTGCAAGGAACTGTAACTCAATAGGTTAAGAGTGCTTACTCCTACACCCGAGGTCCTGAGTTCAAATTCTCATTCTCTGATATCGATTTTGTCATTTgtttataatgttttttttccttcattattCATCCCCGTTTTTGTCCCAAAATCTTTGATAATTTGTATTTTAAGATATTTTTGTCctctaatttttataatttgtgttgtgaattgacCTGATATGTTACAAATTTTCAGAATGGCTGCTGCTACTGCATTTCACCAAAGCATTGGGACTCCTCACTCCGTTGGCCGTGTCAATAATTCCGGCTTGCATCAAGAGTTTGCAATAAGCTCAGTAAGATTGATTTCAAAGGGTTTTGAGGTTGATATTGGACTGTCGAAAAGAGGAGGATATAACTCTTCCCAGAGAAACCTTAGTGTAATTCGAGCCTCGGCTTCCCAGGCTTCAGTGATTGATATGGTTTCATCCCCCTCGCATACCAAAGCCAATGATTCTCGAAAGAAATCTAGTAAGCAGCTTTAACCATTCAATGATCCGTGATTAGTAAATATGCTCATGTTAATTGTTTGTTGTTGCTTAACCCATAACATGGTCATATAATTCATCTTCCTAGAAACAAATTGGTTGAACTTTATTCTTTATACAATTGATATGCCGTATCCATATGAGTTTGAAGTTTAAATTTCTAGTTGTAAAATTTTCCAACCACCTGCATTGCAGATGAAGCAGCTTTGATTTTGATTAGGCATGGCGAGTCATTGTGGAACGAAAAGAACTTGTTCACAGGCTGTGTTGATGTCCCTCTGAGCAAGAAGGGTGTGGAAGAGGCAATTGAAGCTGGCAAGAGAATCAGCAACATACCTGTCGACATGATCTATACATCTGCACTTATTCGTGCACAGATGACTGCCATGCTTGCCATGACACAGCACCGTCGTAAGAAGGTAATTTGGAGCAAAACATCTTGTTGAGTGTTAGTAGGAACCACTTGAATAGCTATTTGGAGGCTTTACGTAGTGGCACTGGAAACTAGAAAATGATATTCATAGATGATTGAATTGGTTTTATACCATTCATCGTATTTAAGCAGGGATACCCAGACAAAACATATGTTCGCACcctaaaaggaaaaataaatattacGCTATTAATTTGAGCTGCATTTTGAAAACTGTTTTAATGTCTGAAATCCTTTAGTTTTCCATATTTCCCGTTCACTCTCTTCTGGTTGTATATCCATTTGGCGGCCTTTTTATATCAGTTTTCCTGCAGGTCCCAGTTATAATGCATAACGAGAGTGAACGGGCTAGGGCATGGAGTCAGATTTTCAGTGAAGACACAATAAAGCAAACCATTCCTGTCGTTGCAGATTGGCGATTGAATGAAAGAATGTAACCATTCCATCTTTGcatttttgaattattattcttttatttatttttccctgTACTTGCATGACATGGATCTTGTTTTCAGGTATGGGGAATTACAGGGTCTTAATAAGCAGGAAACAGCAGATAGATATGGGAAGGAACAAGTTCACGAGTGGCGTCGGAGTTATGACATTCCCCCTCCCAATGGGGAGAGTTTGGAAATGTGTGCTCAAAGAGCTGTTGCTTatttcaaagatcaagtaagaATGACCGTGTGCCTACCTATCTCTTTGTCCTCATAACTGTTTGTATTACATCCAATATGCAAGGGTTTTGTGTCGTTTTTGAAGTCTTAAGTGACAGTACGCCGTTCTGAATATCTGACTGCATATATATAACGCTGCAGATTGAACCCCAACTGTTAGCTGGAAAGAATGTTATGATTGCTGCCCACGGGAATTCGTTGAGATCCATAATCATGTATCTTGACAAACTGACTTCTCAAGAGGTAACagaccattttattattaagATGTGCACTAAATTTGCGGGAACGGAGCGGGAAAAGGATAAAATTAATGTGTTGTCTTGTTATATTTCGGCAGGTTATCAGTTTAGAACTATCAACTGGAATACCCATGCTTTACATTTCCAAAGAGGGAAAATTCATTCGGAGGGGAAGTCCTGCGGGGCCTGCTGAGGCTGGGGTTTATGCCTACACCAAGGTATGCAACTTCTTTTATACTTGCGACTTTTCCACAGTCCAATTCTATAGTATCAATAGTTAGGTACATTTTGAAAAATTTCTTAGTATTTCAGCCGGGAAAAATAATGTGCCTGCTCTTCCCTTTGTGAGGAAAGAAAGGGAGCTTCCAAGTCATAGCAACTGGATCCCCACTCTCACCTTAAAAGATTCAACTTCTGTCAAGGAAGGCTGTAACTTATATACACAGCTTTGATTAGACCCTAATCATCTCAAATTGGCATTCATTATAGTTCTTCTGTCAAGGATCTAATGCGTCCGCTATTTGAATTTTGTTGCAGAGTTTGGCTCTTTACAGGCAGAAGTTAGATGAGATGGTTCATTGGTGTGCTCCTTCCTAGTATAGGTAACCCCATAAATATTTTCTCAAGTAGGGAACCTAAATTACGGGTTTTCTTCTGCTTTTGAAGTCTTAAATCTGCTTGTGCACATTCATTTGCTCTTCTCAGGAGGCTTATCTTTCGGCAGTCTTGTGCCGGTTGATTGCTTTCG encodes the following:
- the LOC137718648 gene encoding 2,3-bisphosphoglycerate-dependent phosphoglycerate mutase 1-like, translating into MAAATAFHQSIGTPHSVGRVNNSGLHQEFAISSVRLISKGFEVDIGLSKRGGYNSSQRNLSVIRASASQASVIDMVSSPSHTKANDSRKKSNEAALILIRHGESLWNEKNLFTGCVDVPLSKKGVEEAIEAGKRISNIPVDMIYTSALIRAQMTAMLAMTQHRRKKVPVIMHNESERARAWSQIFSEDTIKQTIPVVADWRLNERMYGELQGLNKQETADRYGKEQVHEWRRSYDIPPPNGESLEMCAQRAVAYFKDQIEPQLLAGKNVMIAAHGNSLRSIIMYLDKLTSQEVISLELSTGIPMLYISKEGKFIRRGSPAGPAEAGVYAYTKSLALYRQKLDEMVHWCAPS